The following proteins are co-located in the Solanum pennellii chromosome 1, SPENNV200 genome:
- the LOC107002080 gene encoding dihydrolipoyl dehydrogenase 2, chloroplastic-like, with amino-acid sequence MQSSISLSLSSPSTICRSDSSAAVSNVNVNLLNPRSLRFCGLRREAFGLNSSLSTHRIQSLSNATRRPCSNRIVASSAGNGAASKGFDYDLVIIGAGVGGHGAALHAVEKGLKTAIIEGDVVGGTCVNRGCVPSKALLAVSGRMRELQNEHHMKSFGLQVAAAGYDRQGVADHANNLASKIRSNLTNSMKSLGVDILTGFGTVLGPQKVKYGDTVITAKDIIIATGSVPLVPKGIEVDGKTVITSDHALKLEFVPQWIAIVGSGYIGLEFSDVYTALGSEVTFVEALDQLMPGFDPEIGKLAQRVLINPRKIDYHTGVFASKITPAKDGKPVTIELIDAKTKELKDTLEVDAALIATGRAPFTQGLGLENINVQTQRGFVPVDSRMRVIDASGELVPHLYCIGDANGKMMLAHAASAQGISVVEQVTGKDHVLNHLSIPAACFTHPEISMVGLTEPQAREKAEKEGFEIGIAKTSFKANTKALAENEGEGLAKLIYRPDSGEILGVHIFGMHAADLIHEASNAIALGTRIQDIKYAVHAHPTLSEVVDELFKAAKVKANTSSPAAEPVAA; translated from the exons ATGCAATCTTCAATTTCTCTATCGCTCTCTTCTCCCTCCACGATCTGCAGATCGGACTCCTCCGCCGCCGTTtccaatgtcaatgtcaatctGTTGAATCCACGATCACTTCGATTTTGCGGTCTTAGAAGGGAGGCTTTTGGGTTGAATTCATCTCTGTCTACGCATCGTATCCAGTCATTATCTAATGCTACGAGGCGTCCTTGTTCCAACAGAATCGTGGCTTCTTCGGCTGGAAATGGAGCTGCTTCTAAGGGCTTTGATTATGATCTGGTTATTATTGGAGCTGGTGTTGGTGGTCATGGTGCTGCTCTTCATGCCGTCGAGAAG GGTTTGAAAACTGCTATCATTGAAGGGGACGTAGTTGGAGGTACATGTGTAAATAGGGGTTGTGTTCCTTCCAAAGCCCTTCTAGCTGTGAGTGGTCGCATGCGGGAGCTTCAGAATGAACATCATATGAAGTCCTTTGGTCTACAG GTTGCTGCCGCGGGATATGACAGACAGGGTGTTGCTGATCATGCAAATAATTTGGCCTCCAAGATTCGTAGTAATTTGACCAATTCAATGAAATCCCTTGGTGTGGATATATTAACAGGTTTTGGGACAGTTTTG GGTCCACAAAAGGTCAAATATGGAGATACTGTAATAACAGCAAAGGATATTATTATTGCTACTGGTTCTGTCCCCTTGGTGCCCAAAGGCATCGAGGTTGATG GTAAGACAGTGATAACAAGTGATCATGCACTCAAATTAGAATTCGTACCTCAATGGATTGCTATTGTTGGAAGTGGTTACATTGGACTAGAATTCAGTGATGTGTATACGGCACTTGGAAGTGAG GTTACCTTTGTTGAGGCTTTAGATCAGCTCATGCCCGGCTTTGATCCCGAAATTGGGAAATTGGCACAGCGAGTCCTCATAAATCCTCGAAAGATTGATTATCATACAGGTGTATTTGCAAGCAAG ATAACTCCAGCAAAGGATGGAAAACCAGTGACTATTGAGCTTATTGATGCAAAGACTAAGGAACTGAAGGATACATTGGAA GTAGATGCTGCTCTAATTGCAACCGGAAGGGCTCCATTCACTCAAGGACTTGGCCTGGAAAAT ATAAATGTTCAAACACAACGTGGATTTGTTCCTGTTGATAGTCGCATGCGTGTCATTGATGCCAGCGGAGAGTTG GTTCCCCACTTGTATTGCATTGGTGATGCAAATGGAAAAATGATGCTTGCACATGCTGCAAGTGCACAAGGGATCTCTG TTGTTGAGCAAGTTACTGGCAAGGACCATGTCCTGAATCATTTAAGTATTCCAGCTGCATGCTTTACCCATCCTGAAATCAGTATGGTCGGATTAACAGAG CCTCAAGCCAGAGAAAAAGCTGAAAAGGAGGGCTTTGAGATTGGTATAGCCAAGACTAGTTTCAAGGCCAACACAAAAGCCCTTGCTGAAAATGAAGGGGAGGGACTTGCAAAG TTGATATATAGACCCGACAGTGGGGAGATCCTCGGTGTTCACATTTTTGGAATGCATGCTGCTGACCTCATTCATGAAGCATCCAACGCCATAGCTCTGGGAACACGCATACAG GACATCAAGTATGCTGTTCATGCGCATCCAACCTTGTCTGAAGTGGTTGATGAACTCTTTAAGGCAGCAAAG GTTAAAGCTAACACTTCTAGTCCAGCGGCTGAGCCAGTTGCAGCTTAA
- the LOC107002100 gene encoding universal stress protein A-like protein isoform X1 has translation MADVAAKERKILVAVDESEESSYALSWCIENILTGNSNDTLILLYSVPPRAVYSTLDGSGEKDHPEGYLFSSDILATMERYSTGVAQCVMKKAKRACEALNGVKVETIVEHGDARDVICQAAEKLQVDMLVMGSHGYGVIKRAFLGSVSNHCAQNVKCPVLIVKKPKTDGRSK, from the exons ATGGCTGATGTAGCAGCAAAGGAACGCAAGATCTTAGTCGCCGTAGATGAGAGTGAAGAGAGCAGTTACGCTCTTTCATGGTGTATAGAGAACATACTCACCGGAAATTCCAATGATACCCTTATCCTTCTCTACTCAGTACCACCTCGAGCTGTTTACTCTACCTTAGACGGATCAGGTGAGAAAGATCACCCTGAAG GGTATTTGTTTTCATCTGATATATTGGCGACCATGGAGAGGTACAGCACTGGAGTTGCACAGTGTGTTATGAAGAAGGCGAAACGAGCCTGCGAGGCTTTGAATGGG GTTAAGGTGGAGACGATTGTTGAGCATGGTGATGCAAGGGACGTGATCTGTCAGGCGGCGGAGAAGTTGCAAGTCGATATGCTCGTCATGGGAAGCCATGGCTATGGTGTCATAAAGAG GGCTTTTCTTGGGAGTGTGAGCAACCACTGCGCGCAGAATGTGAAGTGTCCAGTCCTAATTGTGAAAAAGCCAAAAACTGATGGCAGAAGCAAATAG
- the LOC107002100 gene encoding universal stress protein A-like protein isoform X2 encodes MADVAAKERKILVAVDESEESSYALSWCIENILTGNSNDTLILLYSVPPRAVYSTLDGSGYLFSSDILATMERYSTGVAQCVMKKAKRACEALNGVKVETIVEHGDARDVICQAAEKLQVDMLVMGSHGYGVIKRAFLGSVSNHCAQNVKCPVLIVKKPKTDGRSK; translated from the exons ATGGCTGATGTAGCAGCAAAGGAACGCAAGATCTTAGTCGCCGTAGATGAGAGTGAAGAGAGCAGTTACGCTCTTTCATGGTGTATAGAGAACATACTCACCGGAAATTCCAATGATACCCTTATCCTTCTCTACTCAGTACCACCTCGAGCTGTTTACTCTACCTTAGACGGATCAG GGTATTTGTTTTCATCTGATATATTGGCGACCATGGAGAGGTACAGCACTGGAGTTGCACAGTGTGTTATGAAGAAGGCGAAACGAGCCTGCGAGGCTTTGAATGGG GTTAAGGTGGAGACGATTGTTGAGCATGGTGATGCAAGGGACGTGATCTGTCAGGCGGCGGAGAAGTTGCAAGTCGATATGCTCGTCATGGGAAGCCATGGCTATGGTGTCATAAAGAG GGCTTTTCTTGGGAGTGTGAGCAACCACTGCGCGCAGAATGTGAAGTGTCCAGTCCTAATTGTGAAAAAGCCAAAAACTGATGGCAGAAGCAAATAG
- the LOC107002089 gene encoding calreticulin: MATRRMKSPSSLHLVAVFSLLVVAAAAEVFFQESFNDGWESRWVKSEWKKDENMAGEWNHTSGKWNGDANDKGIQTSEDYRFYAISAEFPEFSNKGKNLVFQFSVKHEQKLDCGGGYMKLLSGDVDQKKFGGDTPYSIMFGPDICGYSTKKVHAILTYNETNHLIKKEVPCETDQLTHVYTFILRPDATYSILIDNVEKQSGSLYSDWDILPPKKIKDPSAKKPEDWDDKEFIDDPEDKKPEGYDDIPEEITDPEAKKPEDWDDEEDGEWTAPTIPNPEYKGPWKAKKIKNPNYKGKWKAPMIDNPDFKDDPDLYVFPKLKYVGVELWQVKSGTLFDNVVICDDPEFAKSIAEETWGKQKDAEKAAFEEAEKKREEEESKNAPAESDADEDDEADEADSDDADDKSDSKDEDTHDEL; encoded by the exons ATGGCTACTCGACGAATGAAAAGCCCTAGCTCTCTCCATCTCGTTGCTGTGTTCTCTCTACTAGTAGTCGCCGCCGCCGCCGAAGTTTTCTTCCAGGAAAGCTTCAATG ATGGCTGGGAAAGCAGGTGGGTAAAATCTGAATGGAAGAAAGATGAAAACATGGCTGGAGAGTGGAATCACACCTCTGGGAAGTGGAATGGTGACGCCAATGACAAAG GTATTCAGACCAGTGAAGACTACAGGTTCTACGCCATTTCGGCTGAGTTCCCTGAATTTAGTAACAAGGGAAAGAACTTAGTGTTCCAGTTCTCTGTTAAGCATGAGCAGAAGCTTGACTGTGGTGGTGGGTACATGAAGTTGCTTAGTGGAGACGTGGACCAAAAGAAATTCGGTGGTGACACTCCCTACAG TATCATGTTTGGACCAGACATCTGTGGCTACAGTACCAAGAAAGTCCATGCTATTCTCACTTATAACGAGACAAATCATTTGATCAAGAAGGAAGTCCCATGTGAGACTGATCAGCTGACCCATGTCTACACTTTCATCCTCCGTCCTGATGCCACATACAGTATTCTCATTGACAATGTGGAGAAACAGTCTGGTAGCTTGTACTCTGATTGGGACATTCTCCCACCAAAGAAGATCAAGGATCCAAGTGCCAAGAAA CCTGAAGATTGGGATGACAAGGAATTCATTGATGATCCCGAGGACAAGAAGCCAGAG ggctatgatgacattccaGAGGAGATAACTGATCCTGAAGCCAAGAAG CCAGAGGACTgggatgatgaagaagatggtGAATGGACAGCCCCAACTATCCCCAATCCAGAGTACAAGGGCCCATGGAAGGCAAAG AAAATCAAGAACCCAAACTACAAGGGAAAGTGGAAGGCTCCTATGATTGACAACCCAG ACTTCAAGGATGACCCAGATCTATATGTTTTCCCAAAATTGAAGTATGTTGGAGTTGAGCTGTGGCAA GTGAAATCTGGAACTTTGTTTGACAATGTTGTGATATGCGATGATCCAGAGTTTGCCAAGTCAATTGCAGAGGAAACATGGGGAAAGCAGAAAGAT GCTGAAAAGGCTGCTTTTGAGGAAgcagaaaagaagagagaggagGAGGAATCAAAGAATGCTCCAGCTGAATCTGAT GCCGATGAAGATGACGAGGCTGACGAGGCTGATTCGGATGATGCTGATGACAAGTCTGACTCCAAGGATGAGGACACACAT gatGAACTGTAA
- the LOC107025645 gene encoding pyrophosphate-energized vacuolar membrane proton pump-like, with product MEMFSFSAIVQQGREVHRGAAGCSTGKDFQSDVIDILVTALYVNLQVVGRGRKQWKRSCRLLHRKRFPARCYRHLSHFPDGLMSEALTQILIPLAAFIGIGFALFQWFLVSKVRVSSGSKLESEYDDKLIEEDEQEEGIDSDDVVAKCADIQKAISQGATSFLFTEYKYLGIFMVVFGAIIFLFLGSVKSFSTESEPCTFNKENICKPALANAFFTTIAFLLGGLTSALSGFLGMKIATYANARTTLEARKSIGKAFITAFRSGAVMGFLLAANGLLFLYISINLFKLYYGDDWEGLYESITGYGLGGSSMALFGRVGGGIYTKAADVGADLVGKVERNIPEDDPRNPAVIADNVGDNVGDIAGMGSDLFGSYAESSCAALFVASISSFGSNHDYSAMSYPLIISSMGIVICLITTLIATHMFEIKNVTEIEPSLKRQLLISTVLMTVGIAFVNFFALPSEFTIFDFGSEKVVKNWHLFFCVSIGLWAGLVIGYTTEYYTSSAYSPVQEVADSCKTGAATNVIFGLALGYKSVIIPIFAIAASIYVSFSLAAMYGIAVAALGMLSTIATGLAIDAYGPISDNAGGIAEMAGMSYSIRERTDALDAAGNTTAAIGKGFAIGSAALVSLALFGAYVSRAGIKTVDVLSPKVFIGLIVGAMLPYWFSAMTMKSVGSAALKMVEEVRRQFNSIPGLMEGTAKPEYATCVKISTDASLKEMIPPGALVMLTPLIAGTFFGVETLAGVLAGSLVSGVQVAISASNTGGAWDNTKKYIEAGSTEHARSLGPKGSDAHKAAVIGDTVGDPLKDTSGPSLNILIKLMAVESLVFAPFFATHGGLLFKLL from the exons ATGGAGATGTTCTCATTCTCTGCAATTGTTCAACAAGGGAGAGAGGTGCATAGAGGAGCTGCAGGCTGCAGCACCGGAAAGGATTTCCAGTCAGATGTTATTGACATTTTGGTAACTGCCCTTTATGTTAATCTGCAAGTTGTTGGACGAGGGAGGAAGCAGTGGAAAAGGAGCTGCAGACTGCTGCATCGAAAAAGATTTCCAGCTAGATGTTACCGACATCTCAGTCACTTCCCA GATGGTTTGATGAGTGAGGCCTTAACACAGATTCTGATACCTTTAGCTGCTTTTATTGGCATTGGTTTTGCTCTGTTTCAGTGGTTTTTGGTGTCAAAGGTTAGAGTCTCCAGTGGGTCAAAATTGGAAAGTGAATACGATGACAAGTTGATTGAAGAAGATGAACAAGAAGAAGGTATTGATTCTGATGATGTTGTTGCCAAGTGTGCTGACATTCAAAAAGCCATTTCTCAAG GGGCAACATCCTTCCTGTTTACGGAGTACAAATATCTTGGCATATTCATGGTAGTATTTGGAGCAATCATTTTTCTCTTCCTTGGGTCGGTAAAAAGTTTCAGCACCGAAAGTGAGCCTTGCACtttcaacaaagaaaatatttgcaAACCAGCTTTAGCCAATGCTTTCTTTACCACCATTGCCTTCTTGCTGGGAGGCCTAACTTCAGCCCTCTCTGGTTTCCTTGGAATGAAAATCGCAACATATGCCAATGCAAGAACGACTCTGGAAGCAAGGAAAAGCATTGGGAAGGCATTCATTACAGCTTTTCGCTCTGGTGCAGTTATGGGATTCCTTCTTGCTGCCAATGgcctcttatttttatatatctctATCAACTTATTTAAGCTGTACTATGGAGATGATTGGGAGGGTCTGTATGAGTCTATTACTGGTTACGGTCTTGGAGGATCTTCAATGGCTCTCTTTGGAAGAGTTGGTGGAGGTATATATACAAAAGCAGCAGATGTTGGTGCTGATCTAGTAGGCAAAGTTGAACGTAATATTCCTGAAGATGATCCCCGCAACCCAGCT GTTATTGCAGACAATGTAGGTGATAATGTAGGGGATATTGCTGGAATGGGCTCGGATCTATTCGGTTCCTATGCTGAGTCATCATGTGCAGCACTGTTTGTTGCATCCATTTCATCCTTTGGTAGTAACCACGATTACTCGGCTATGTCTTATCCTCTGATTATCAGTTCAATGGGAATTGTTATTTGCCTGATAACGACTCTTATTGCAACCCATATGTTTGAGATAAAGAATGTGACTGAGATTGAACCATCTTTGAAGAG GCAACTTCTCATCTCAACTGTTCTGATGACTGTTGGAATTGCTTTTGTCAATTTCTTTGCTTTGCCATCAGAATTCACTATTTTCGATTTTGGATCCGAGAAAGTGGTGAAGAACTG GCACCTATTCTTCTGTGTTTCAATTGGTTTATGGGCTGGCTTGGTCATTGGTTATACTACTGAATATTACACTAGCAGCGCTTACAG TCCAGTACAAGAAGTGGCAGATTCTTGCAAGACTGGTGCTGCGACAAATGTAATATTTGGATTGGCTCTTGGATATAAATCTGTTATCATTCCCATATTTGCTATTGCCGCTTCTATATACGTGAGCTTCAGCTTAGCTGCTATGTATGGCATTGCAGTAGCTGCTCTGGGAATGCTTAGCACTATAGCCACTGGGCTCGCAATAGATGCTTATGGTCCTATCAGCGATAATGCTGGTGGTATTGCAGAGATGGCTGGAATGAGCTATAGCATTCGTGAAAGGACTGATGCTCTCGATGCTGCTGGAAACACAACAGCTGCAATTGGCAAG GGTTTTGCAATTGGATCAGCTGCACTTGTATCTCTTGCTTTGTTTGGTGCCTACGTGAGCAGAGCTGGTATCAAGACTGTCGATGTCTTATCACCTAAGGTCTTCATTGGTTTGATAGTAGGGGCAATGCTTCCATATTGGTTCTCAGCCATGACAATGAAGAGTGTAGGAAGTGCCGCTCTGAAAATGGTTGAAGAAGTTCGCAGGCAATTCAACAGTATCCCAGGGCTAATGGAAGGAACAGCAAAACCAGAATACGCAACTTGTGTCAAAATCTCAACAGATGCTTCACTCAAAGAGATGATCCCACCAGGTGCTTTAGTCATGTTAACACCTCTTATTGCTGGTACCTTTTTTGGAGTGGAAACACTAGCTGGTGTGCTCGCTGGTTCTCTCGTTTCTGGTGTTCAA GTTGCTATTTCAGCTTCAAACACGGGCGGAGCATGGGATAATACCAAGAAGTACATAGAG GCTGGTTCAACAGAACATGCTAGATCATTAGGACCAAAAGGATCAGATGCTCACAAAGCTGCAGTAATTGGAGATACAGTTGGTGATCCATTAAAGGACACTTCTGGTCCATCATTGAATATACTCATCAAGCTTATGGCTGTTGAATCTTTGGTGTTTGCTCCTTTCTTTGCTACTCATGGGGGACTTCTATTCAAGTTACTGTAG
- the LOC107007651 gene encoding RNA pseudouridine synthase 1, translating to MTVKFPLLQIPLINFFASPTRISRHRRFIFMESQSYFDSPSVATTDYPVPLSPPLPALSKDIEPNRALTASSKSALFSLSRSHVIFEDEWIIAVNKPQGIYCESVLSSLPDLLNDTGANVSELHLANRLDRDTSGVMLITKLHKVAAKFVKAFTDHKVRKTYLAYCVGLAPKWEKITVKSGHGRSKYGAWRVYAASDAGRKLPGGSLVKDMETSFEVLSVNGLGCFKEVSDLHKDEDIIIVQEKSVIGCDLKKDEILVRASPRSGRTHQIRLHCQYLGIPIRGDVRYEGVYEWKGNIYDSHELHAESLSFEHPITGKSMLLQAPLPSWAIQPLRSQFE from the exons ATGACAGTAAAGTTCCCTCTCCTCCAAATCCCTTTGATAAATTTCTTCGCTTCTCCTACCAGAATTTCCCGGCACCGTCGATTCATCTTCATGGAGAGCCAAAGCTACTTCGATTCTCCCTCGGTGGCAACCACAGATTACCCAGTACCATTATCTCCGCCATTGCCTGCCTTATCGAAGGACATAGAGCCGAATAGAGCTTTAACGGCTTCTTCGAAATCCGCTCTTTTTTCTCTTTCGAGAAGTCATGTTATATTTGAAGACGAATGGATCATTGCGGTTAATAAGCCTCAAGGAATTTACTGCGAGAGCGTTTTGTCTTCACTCCCGGATTTACTCAATGACACTG GGGCTAATGTTTCCGAGCTTCATTTAGCTAATAGACTTGATCGTGATACAAGTGGTGTGATGTTGATTACTAAGTTACACAAAGTAGCTGCTAAGTTCGTAAAAGCATTTACAGACCATAAAGTAAGAAAAACATATCTGGCTTACTGCGTTGGGCTTGCTCCTAAATGGGAAAAAATAACTGTAAAATCAGGTCATGGACGGTCAAAATATGGAGCGTGGCGTGTTTATGCTGCATCAGATGCGGGCAGAAAACTGCCAGGTGGATCACTTGTTAAAGACATGGAGACCTCTTTTGAAGTACTATCAGTGAATGGTCTTGGGTGTTTTAAAGAGGTTTCTGACTTACATAAAGATGAAGATATAATCATAGTTCAAGAGAAATCAGTCATCGGTTGTGACTTGAAGAAAGATGAGATTTTGGTCAGGGCAAGCCCTCGGAGTGGAAGAACACACCAAATTCGCTTGCATTGCCAGTATCTTGGAATTCCTATACGAGGAGATGTAAGATATGAAGGTGTCTATGAGTGGAAAGGAAACATATACGATAGTCATGAACTTCATGCAGAAAGTTTATCTTTTGAGCATCCTATCACTGGGAAATCAATGCTGCTTCAGGCCCCTTTACCTTCCTGGGCTATTCAACCTTTAAGGTCTCAGTTCGAGTAA
- the LOC107028525 gene encoding iron-sulfur assembly protein IscA-like 2, mitochondrial, protein MLSSSSSSSMIRRVVPFFTARIRQNYRLLNSSASALSQPQSQSQSQVEATDSVVMTENCVRRIKELQAGEHKEKMLRLSVEAGGCSGFQYEFSLDDKTNSDDRIFENDGVKLVVDNVSFDFVKGATVDYVEELIRSAFQVSTNPSAVGGCSCKSSFMVKQ, encoded by the exons ATGTTATCGTCTTCGTCGTCGAGTTCGATGATTCGTCGTGTTGTTCCCTTCTTCACCGCCCGGATTCGTCAAAATTACCGACTTTTGAATTCATCAGCTTCTGCTCTATCACAGCCCCAATCTCAATCTCAATCTCAAGTCGAAGCTACAGATTCCGTTGTAATGACTGAGAACTGCGTTCGT AGGATTAAAGAGTTGCAAGCTGGCGAACATAAAGAGAAGATGCTCCGGTTGAGTGTTGAAGCTGGTGGTTGTTCTGGGTTTCAATATGAATTCTCTCTAGATGATAAGACCAATTCGGATGACAG AATTTTTGAGAATGACGGAGTTAAATTGGTTGTGGATAATGTATCATTCGATTTTGTCAAAGGTGCAACTGTTGATTATGTTGAGGAGCTGATCCGCTCTGCTTTTCAG GTTTCTACCAATCCAAGTGCAGTGGGTGGGTGCAGTTGTAAAAGTTCCTTCATGGTGAAACAGTAA
- the LOC107012014 gene encoding peptide chain release factor PrfB2, chloroplastic → MSFLILGRRSTQLCRIPTRELFLFSCSFSSQSPNNSISNYRSTIFYSWYNSSNRRNKGFSSIFNGRAKNPSGSIWGVRFLSSEAAVEPTTADGLTVEGIIAKNWNILDDSEDDWKSHASSIAQSVHLIKKRLKWKRLMYRLEVLSAQLNKADLWDDPVHAGKISREHGSLMNKVEDVMAIEQELVEHIDMIKLAREENDPELESESVKALLGIRRNVKEKELEALLSGEHDNCSCFIEVQAGAGGTESMDWASMVMQMYKLWAQRKGYGVSVVDEMPGEIAGIKRATIKVDGENAFGYAKSEVGVHRLVRISPFDSAKRRHTSFVAVAVIPILGDGSTHVQINESDLRIERYRSGGAGGQSVNTTESAVRITHIPTGITASCQNERSQHSNKASAMAVLQSRLDQLEMARQAQMNAQHTQSLTEISWGNQIRTYVLHPYRMVKDLRTNYEVSDPDSVLEGDLDDFILSYLSTSIDKDEE, encoded by the exons ATGTCGTTTTTAATATTGGGAAGAAGATCAACGCAGCTCTGTAGAATCCCCACACGCGAACTCTTCTTGTTTTCTTGCTCTTTTTCTTCTCAATCTCCTAATAATTCCATTTCCAATTATAgatcaacaattttttattcttggtACAATTCATCTAATAGAAGAAATAAAGGGTTCTCATCAATTTTCAATGGAAGGGCAAAAAACCCATCAGGGTCTATATGGGGTGTTCGGTTTTTGAGCTCTGAAGCTGCTGTTGAGCCGACTACTGCTGATGGGCTTACTGTTGAGGGAATTATTGCTAAAAATTGGAATATACTTGATGATAGTGAGGATGATTGGAAAAGTCATGCTTCTTCCATTGCTCAGTCCGTTCATCTTATCAAGAAACGCCTCAAg TGGAAAAGGCTAATGTATAGGCTTGAAGTGCTATCAGCTCAGCTCAATAAGGCAGATCTTTGGGATGACCCCGTCCATGCTGGGAAGATCAGCCGTGAACATGGTTCTCTAATGAACAAAGTGGAGGATGTTATGGCCATTGAACAAGAGTTGGTTGAACATATTGACATGATTAAGCTCGCCAGGGAAGAGAATGATCCAGAGTTGGAATCG GAATCAGTGAAAGCTCTACTCGGAATTAGAAGGAATGTGAAAGAAAAAGAGCTTGAAGCTTTATTATCTGGGGAGCATGATAATTGCTCTTGTTTTATAGAG GTTCAAGCTGGAGCTGGCGGTACTGAGAGCATGGACTGGGCTTCAATGGTCATGCAGATGTACAAATTGTGGGCTCAACGTAAAGGATATGGTGTTTCTGTTGTTGATGAAATGCCTGGTGAGATTGCAGGAATCAAG CGTGCAACAATCAAAGTTGATGGCGAAAATGCTTTTGGATATGCCAAATCAGAGGTAGGAGTGCATCGTCTGGTACGCATCTCGCCATTCGATAGCGCGAAGAGAAGGCATACTTCCTTTGTTGCAGTTGCTGTAATTCCAATTTTGGGAGATGGATCTACACATGTTCAAATCAATGAATCTGATCTTCGAATTGAGCGTTATCGATCAGGGGGAGCTGGTGGTCAGTCTGTTAATACAACTGAGAGTGCTGTCAGGATAACTCATATTCCCACAGGCATTACTGCCTCTTGTCAGAATGAAAG GTCACAGCATTCAAACAAAGCTTCTGCCATGGCTGTGCTTCAATCGCGCTTGGACCAACTTGAGATGGCACGACAGGCTCAGATGAATGCACAACATACTCAGTCTCTCACTGAGATCAGTTGGGGCAACCAAATACGTACTTATGTGCTCCAT CCTTATCGCATGGTCAAAGATCTCCGGACAAATTATGAGGTTTCAGATCCTGACTCTGTGCTTGAAGGGGATCTTGATGACTTCATTTTGAGCTATCTTTCAACATCAATAGACAAGGATGAAGAATGA
- the LOC107007888 gene encoding ribosomal RNA small subunit methyltransferase, whose product MAGGKMKKDKPQRGSSSAASNPHFQGGISFHKSKGQHILKNPLLVDSIVQKSGIKSTDVILEIGPGTGNLTKKLLEAGKSVIAVELDPRMVLELQRRFQGTPLSNRLKVIQGDVLKCDLPYFDICVANIPYQISSPLTFKLLAHRPLFRAAVIMFQREFAMRLVAQPGDTLYCRLSVNTQLLARVSHLLKVGKNNFRPPPKVDSSVVRIEPRGPLTPVNFKEWDGLVRICFNRKNKTIGSIFRQKSVLNILEKNYRTLQALQFSEKAPSNDMEMALDVSTLGESFGDLSMDADDGNDDDDIEMDDGDTKRAEFKERVLAVLKEGNFEEKRSSKLAQADFMHLLSLFNKAGIHFS is encoded by the exons ATGGCGGGAGGGAAGATGAAGAAAGATAAGCCTCAGCGAGGCTCATCATCCGCTGCCTCAAATCCTCACTTCCAGGGAGGGATATCGTTCCACAAGTCGAAGGGTCAGCACATTCTGAAAAATCCTCTACTGGTTGATTCTATTGTCCAAAAATCCGGAATTAAATCTACCGATGTTATCCTCGAAATTGGTCCTGGTACCGGTAATCTTACAAAGAAGCTTCTAGAAGCCGGAAAGTCTGTTATTGCTGTTGAACTTGATCCTCGTATGGTTCTCGAGTTGCAACGAAGGTTTCAGGGAACTCCTTTATCCAATCGACTGAAG GTTATACAAGGGGATGTTCTTAAGTGTGATCTCCCTTACTTCGATATTTGTGTAGCTAACATCCCATATCAAATATCATCTCCTCTCACCTTCAAATTATTGGCTCATAGGCCTTTATTCAGAGCTGCAGTAATAATGTTCCAGAGAGAATTTGCTATGAGACTTGTTGCTCAACCTGGTGACACTCTTTATTGCCGCCTTTCTGTGAACACACAGCTGTTGGCCCGAGTATCACACTTATTGAAGGTGGGAAAGAATAATTTCAGGCCACCACCAAAGGTTGATTCTTCTGTAGTTAGAATTGAACCTAGGGGACCACTTACTCCTGTCAATTTTAAGGAGTGGGATGGTTTGGTCAGGATCTGTTTCAACCGGAAAAACAAAACTATAGGTTCTATTTTTAGACAAAAATCCGTGCTCAACATACTGGAAAAGAACTATAGAACTTTGCAAGCTTTACAGTTCTCTGAGAAAGCTCCTTCGAATGATATGGAAATGGCTTTGGATGTATCTACCTTGGGAGAGTCATTTGGAGACTTGAGTATGGATGCTGATGATGGAAATGATGACGATGACATTGAGATGGATGATGGTGATACGAAAAGAGCAGAATTCAAAGAGAGAGTTTTGGCAGTGCTGAAGGAAGGAAATTTTGAGGAAAAGAGATCCTCCAAGCTCGCTCAAGCAGATTTCATGCATCTACTTTCTCTCTTTAACAAGGCTGGAATTCATTTTTCTTGA